A part of Leishmania panamensis strain MHOM/PA/94/PSC-1 chromosome 34 sequence genomic DNA contains:
- a CDS encoding AMP deaminase, putative (TriTrypDB/GeneDB-style sysID: LpmP.34.4650): protein MDNEFTYREGSTKPISPELHPGVLFQPALSQNGSTSTVPFSERSGHLRCLHGVPHGGLARELSEMFQVVIDGDDGGVEMRRVHDRIEAALRVRSLYRPLKTHVNSQERENPYMSAPMPSCVTIAQEDGVYQVSDHNVSLFLPIPKWAQYAMDVQRVRLTVGNAGCVNACHHRLGIMQERSRMFFLLNAEMEEGANYHKAGGVFSAARKVDNAVLLAESMDAQELLEGVKEMYRRSPEAPVRLRDGSSSTLRELLGTHGIRSADELTVAGLGWQAEKDAPHHGQIDSADYKSMATLGAELRFSFTALQGCLCEKVLQRVVTRAERPSLTPQAAEYSLTLYGLHSTELSDLAELMRRRLEGPHPRVQYILNISFTESPPFEVVSNCTTVQDQLDNIFLALFKATLAENDPSNSGVVWLLGQVGALQMLHARDGPDCDFNETAPPPDQVQIADKQSGLYYMYYLYANLAVLNSLRRRKGLVPFQLRCTGNKSTGMDDLIGAYILSDVITRATKITDYPVLQYLCGLHRVGLTVSPLCDHMEDIVAYKDHPLPHFLHRCLHITLSTESPLRYHHNPRALIEEYATAQKMFRLSSLDMTELAHNSVLMSSFSPDVKRQWLGGDYQLGVDGNVFEVSHVTNARLAFREDAWELERNMMRDLNFSPPQEVGAGPSCWHYLSNVQEVEYDTVMDNRVRFPRTVLKGPHTDPKTATAAPRVARALDLRHQYIWRPPPPWETAQRHDVETDFQRRTATFNEDEWTYAASDGVFIAYPKSAVHAWPRSLPTLDDFHKHLRELKDICASAEVKEYAHKRLENLDHKFRLHLALNHENEAGTTEDRQSSNRDFYQATKVDTHIHMAAGMTPKQILKFVLAKLKESGDDIAMKKGDDIITLGQLFVKAGITPNLTVDQLNVQADHTLFERFDNFNSKYNPMENGDLRSLLLKTDNFMNGRYFAELIHDVFEQYSRDRYTYAENRVSVYGINIKEWDKLANWFATHGMANKHNKWIIQVPRVYKVFRGQNVIGSFGQYLENIFQPLWEASLHPSEHPTLHNFLNHVSGFDSVDNEATIDLPFTTVSPWAWTAVENPPYNYYLYHLYANIRTLNEFRASRGFSTFGLRPHCGESGSEVHLYGAFLCANSICHGINLRNDPPMQYLYYLTQIGLHVSPLSNNALFLYFLSNPFPDFFHRGLNVSLSTDDPMMFHQTQEPLIEEYSIAARVWGLSANDLCEIARNSVLQCGFDNNFKRNAIGDRWFLSSSLGNDSLRTHLSNIRVAFRFETYHTELKQLELCCGRPVARFMMTAAEERVVDAKIVDMRHEYVLLSTHDQAMEVMLREMEDTKEKILQSRTQVEILRRQQRSLLENITEIGIRRQEAEEQAAQEKELLAYKGPLYTRDKSQGSHVGDAGAGRSSIVQSPTCPTHQGEAMKRLLRWKPMPPDLMRSVTQVSVGGSRGRPLPPLPGRQPYPSVTGANGPATY from the coding sequence ATGGACAACGAATTCACTTATCGTGAGGGGTCAACCAAGCCCATATCGCCAGAGCTTCATCCTGGCGTCCTCTTCCAGCCTGCACTTTCGCAAAACGGATCCACCTCTACGGTTCCCTTCTCGGAGAGAAGTGGTCACCTGCGTTGTCTCCACGGTGTCCCGCACGGAGGCCTCGCCCGCGAGCTATCAGAGATGTTTCAAGTTGTCATTGACggtgacgacggcggtgttGAGATGCGACGCGTGCATGACCGCATCGAGGCTgccctgcgtgtgcgctcaCTATACCGACCCCTGAAGACTCACGTGAATAGCCAGGAGCGGGAAAACCCGTACATGTCAGCCCCAATGCCCAGCTGCGTCACCATCGCGCAGGAGGACGGCGTCTACCAGGTCTCTGACCATAACGTGTCACTTTTTCTCCCTATACCAAAATGGGCGCAGTACGCGATGGACGTACAGAGGGTGCGGCTCACCGTTGGCAATGCCGGCTGCGTCAACGCCTGCCACCATCGCCTTGGCATTATGCAAGAGCGCTCCCGTATGTTTTTTCTGCTCAATGCAGAGATGGAAGAGGGGGCAAATTATCACAAAGCAGGGGGTGTCTTTTCGGCCGCCAGGAAGGTAGACAACGCGGTCCTGCTTGCCGAGTCGATGGacgcgcaggagctgctcgagggGGTGAAAGAGATGTACCGGCGCAGTCCGGAGGCACcagtgcgcctgcgcgacgGGTCCAGCTCCACGTTGCGTGAGCTGCTTGGCACACACGGCATACGATCCGCAGATGAGCTGACCGTGGCTGGTCTAGGATGGCAGGCCGAGAAGGACGCGCCTCATCACGGTCAGATCGACTCTGCAGATTACAAGAGCATGGCCACCCTCGGCGCCGagctgcgcttctcctttaCTGCGTTGCAGGGGTGCCTGTgcgagaaggtgctgcagcgtgtggTGACCAGGGCAGAGCGGCCGTCACTCACTCCACAGGCCGCCGAGTACAGCCTGACGCTCTACGGCCTGCACTCCACCGAGCTGAGCGATCTGGCGGAGCTGATGCGGCGAAGGCTCGAGGGCCCGCATCCGAGAGTGCAGTATATTTTGAACATCAGCTTCACCGAGTCGCCACCCTTCGAGGTGGTGAGCAACTGCACGACGGTGCAGGACCAGCTTGACAACatctttctcgctcttttcaAGGCCACCTTGGCTGAGAATGACCCGAGCAACTCTGGCGTGGTGTGGCTGCTGGGGCAGGTGGGCGCTCTGCAAATGCTTCATGCACGGGACGGGCCCGACTGCGACTTCAACGAGACGGCACCACCCCCAGATCAGGTTCAGATTGCGGACAAGCAGAGTGGGCTCTACTACATGTACTACCTTTACGCGAACCTCGCTGTGTTGAATAgcctgcggcggcgcaagGGATTGGTGCCATTTCAGTTGCGCTGTACCGGCAACAAGTCGACAGGGATGGACGACCTGATCGGCGCCTACATCCTCTCCGACGTCATCACGCGCGCGACCAAGATTACCGACTACCCCGTGCTGCAGTACCTGTGCGGTCTGCATCGTGTTGGCCTAacggtgtcgccgctgtgcgATCACATGGAGGATATCGTGGCATACAAGGACCACCCGCTTCCCCACTTTttgcaccgctgcctgcaCATCACGCTATCGACGGAGTCGCCGCTGCGTTACCACCACAACCCCCGCGCACTCATCGAGGAGTACGCCACGGCGCAGAAGATGTTTCGACTGAGCTCGCTGGACATGACAGAGCTTGCGCATAACAGCGTTCTCAtgtcttccttttctcctgATGTgaagcggcagtggctcGGGGGCGACTACCAACTGGGCGTCGATGGTAACGTGTTTGAGGTGAGCCACGTCACCAACGCACGGCTTGCGTTTCGCGAGGATGCCTGGGAGCTGGAGCGCAACATGATGCGTGACCTTAACTTTAGCCCCCCTCAAGAGGTCGGCGCCGGGCCCAGCTGCTGGCACTACCTGAGCAacgtgcaggaggtggaATACGATACTGTGATGGACAACCGCGTCCGCTTTCCGCGCACCGTGCTCAAGGGACCACACACGGATCcgaagacggcgacggcggcaccgcgtgttgcgcgcgcgctcgaTCTGCGCCACCAGTACATCTGGCGCCCACCCCCGCCGTgggagacggcgcagcggcacgacGTCGAGACAGATTTTCAGCGCCGGACGGCAACCTTCAACGAGGATGAATGGACCTACGCGGCGAGCGACGGGGTCTTCATTGCGTACCCGAAAAGCGCCGTGCACGCCTGGCCGCGGTCGCTGCCGACGCTCGACGACTTCCACAAGCACCTGCGCGAGCTCAAGGATatctgcgccagcgccgaggTGAAGGAGTACGCGCACAAGCGACTCGAAAACCTCGATCACAAGTTCCGCCTGCACCTCGCTCTCAACCATGAAAACGAAGCGGGCACCACGGAGGATCGGCAGTCCTCAAACCGCGACTTTTATCAGGCCACTAAGGTTGACACGCACATCCACATGGCAGCCGGCATGACCCCGAAGCAGATTTTAAAGTTTGTGCTTGCCAAGTTGAAGGAAAGCGGCGACGACATTGCTATGAAGAAGGGGGACGACATCATCACCCTGGGGCAGCTCTTCGTGAAGGCTGGCATCACGCCGAACTTGACGGTGGATCAGTTGAACGTGCAGGCTGACCACACGCTCTTTGAGCGCTTCGATAACTTCAATAGCAAGTACAACCCGATGGAAAACGGCGACCTGCGCTCGCTGTTGCTCAAGACGGACAACTTCATGAATGGCCGCTACTTTGCAGAGCTCATCCACGACGTTTTTGAACAGTACTCACGCGACCGCTACACCTACGCCGAGAACCGCGTCTCCGTCTACGGCATCAACATCAAGGAATGGGACAAACTGGCGAATTGGTTTGCCACCCACGGAATGGCAAACAAGCACAACAAGTGGATTATTCAGGTGCCGCGCGTGTACAAGGTGTTCCGCGGGCAGAACGTCATAGGCAGCTTTGGCCAGTATCTAGAGAACATCTTTCAGCCCTTGTGGGAGGCCTCACTGCACCCGAGCGAGCACCCAACGCTGCACAACTTTCTCAATCATGTGAGCGGATTCGACTCCGTCGACAACGAGGCCACTATTGATCTCCCATTCACGACAGTCTCGCCGTGGGCGTGGACGGCTGTCGAGAACCCGCCCTACAACTACTACCTCTACCACCTGTACGCTAACATTCGCACCCTCAACGAGTTCCGCGCCTCTCGCGGTTTCTCCACGTTTGGGCTGCGGCCGCACTGCGGCGAGTCTGGCTCTGAGGTGCACTTGTACGGCGCCTTTCTGTGCGCGAACAGCATCTGCCACGGTATCAATCTGCGCAACGATCCACCAATGCAGTACCTCTACTACCTGACCCAGATTGGACTGCACGTGTCACCTCTGAGCAACAACGCTCTTTTCTTGTATTTTTTGAGCAACCCCTTTCCCGACTTCTTCCATCGCGGGCTGAATGTGTCGTTGAGCACTGACGATCCGATGATGTTCCACCAAACACAGGAGCCGCTGATCGAGGAGTACAGCATTGCTGCACGTGTATGGGGACTCAGCGCGAATGACCTGTGCGAGATTGCGCGCAACTCCGTGCTACAGTGCGGCTTCGACAACAACTTCAAGCGCAACGCAATCGGTGACCGATGGTTCCTCTCGTCTTCGTTGGGCAATGactcgctgcgcacgcacctTTCCAATATCCGTGTTGCGTTTCGGTTTGAGACGTACCATACTGAactgaagcagctggagctgtGCTGCGGACGGCCGGTGGCGCGCTTCATGATGACCGCCGCCGAGGAGCGCGTTGTCGACGCCAAGATTGTCGATATGCGGCACGAGTACGTCCTTCTCTCCACGCATGATCAGGCGATGGAGGTGATGCTGCGCGAGATGGAGGacacgaaagagaagatCTTGCAGTCCCGGACCCAGGTAGAAATCCTGCGACGGCAACAGCGCTCTCTGCTGGAGAACATTACGGAGATTGGCATTCGCCgccaggaggcggaggagcaggccgcgcaggagaaggagctgctggccTACAAGGGCCCCCTCTACACGCGTGACAAGTCACAGGGCTCGCATGtcggcgacgccggcgctggTCGCTCTAGCATCGTACAGAGCCCCACTTGTCCGACACACCAGGGAGAGGCAATGAAGAGGCTTTTGCGCTGGAAGCCGATGCCACCAGATCTGATGCGCTCTGTAACCCAGGTGAGCGTCGGCGGTTCTCGTGGGCGTCCACTTCCGCCACTGCCAGGGCGGCAGCCGTATCCAAGCGTGACAGGTGCCAATGGCCCTGCCACATACTGA
- a CDS encoding hypothetical protein (TriTrypDB/GeneDB-style sysID: LpmP.34.4660) translates to MPEGRAAAVTATSGWVCSNCKVEQAEDNTYCQVCQFARPLDRYGIPQIFSGYFVHFNGIIPRTLMHPSHSVEWRMAERHGATCCTTFDPSVVNIIVYRPGYERSEKCRICIERYSNVSCVPIGWMLDSLLQSRQIHPSLYRLTSVPAVANATVRGTNLPHHHHPFYQINKREYAIATSFPAPETKVAKVKKVKEVEPPTDMEVTTDMGGILPPFFDLQQPQYTVMDVYDAVVACATGMSADTGDDENDKMEVRKTKAGIELISSQQSYNRVNRALFTGMNVVLSPSLTEQKPLLMAIERCGGKITENRGSLEETVQSGVTHIIYHHNDKKDEIMVEAVHLIATTTPGLQLAQSNWLEDCLILGEVLPLQGMYTPTPKLLETLSKKYAKANN, encoded by the coding sequence ATGCCGGAGGGGAGAGCCGCTGCGGTAACAGCGACGAGTGGATGGGTGTGCTCGAACTGCAAGGTGGAGCAGGCGGAAGACAACACCTACTGCCAGGTGTGCCAGTTCGCCCGTCCACTGGATCGCTACGGTATACCGCAGATTTTTTCTGGATATTTCGTCCACTTCAACGGCATCATCCCGCGCACGCTCATGCACCCGAGTCACTCGGTGGAATGGCGCATGGCAGAGCGCCATggcgccacctgctgcaccaccttcgACCCTTCAGTGGTAAACATTATCGTCTACCGGCCCGGCTATGAGCGCAGCGAGAAATGCCGCATCTGCATTGAGCGGTACTCGAACGTCTCGTGCGTCCCGATTGGGTGGATGCTGGACTCTCTCCTCCAGTCGCGCCAGATTCATCCCTCACTCTATCGCCTGACGAGTGTGCCGGCCGTGGCAAACGCGACGGTGCGTGGCACCAACCTgcctcaccaccatcacccaTTCTATCAGATCAACAAGCGCGAGTACGCGatcgccacctccttccctgCCCCCGAGACCAAGGTGGCCAAGGTGAAGAAGGTAAAGGAGGTTGAGCCGCCGACCGATATGGAGGTGACGACGGACATGGGAGGGATTCTCCCGCCCTTCTTCGATCTTCAACAACCCCAGTACACCGTTATGGACGTCTacgacgcggtggtggcgtgcgCGACCGGCATGAGCGCCGATACTGGCGACGACGAAAATGACAAGATGGAGGTTCGCAAGACCAAGGCCGGCATTGAGCTCATCAGCTCGCAACAGTCGTACAACAGGGTGAACCGAGCCCTCTTCACGGGTATGAACGTGGTACTTTCGCCGTCTCTAACGGAGCAGAAGCCGTTGTTGATGGCCATCGAGCGATGCGGTGGCAAGATCACGGAGAACCGGGGCTCTCTGGAGGAGACGGTGCAGAGCGGTGTGACACACATTATCTATCACCACAATGACAAGAAGGATGAAATCATGGTCGAGGCAGTGCACCTCATAgctaccaccacccccgGGCTTCAGCTGGCTCAATCGAACTGGCTGGAGGACTGCCTTATCCTCGGTGAGGTGCTGCCACTTCAGGGCATGTACACCCCAACACCGAAGCTACTAGAGACGCTCAGCAAGAAGTACGCCAAGGCGAATAACTGA
- a CDS encoding hypothetical protein (TriTrypDB/GeneDB-style sysID: LpmP.34.4670), whose protein sequence is MFFWLVVALLVAIAIVVTPVRKLAAAKCQLYAHGLVFMVKAKDLPKAYRGTNYIRMNTAGDGTRGKRIIRVVFIRHGQSVWNSLFNSYNLDLPVRMAKAAIHEFINFLTDPFGSCIIDSPLSSKGKKEAQDLASFIRTAKTKISFDPATSVVVSSNLRRAMETALVGMSPRLLVTQERIVMDSALQEGSQNIDAQSLSTEPGKIAPCKLGTITNPLELAIVFDPYLNAGNRVAGVDVYQRMDEFIMHLFGGSGEASLVPAAGGSNAALKEVIVVGHSGYFRNFFRRFLPPHSTHLSKKKKLQNCAVVAFELARDESSGEVVVDESTLKVMYKGFV, encoded by the coding sequence ATGTTCTTCTGGCTGGTGgttgcgctgctggtggccATCGCTATCGTGGTGACCCCAGTAAGGAAGCTGGCCGCTGCCAAGTGCCAGTTGTACGCCCATGGTCTGGTCTTCATGGTCAAGGCAAAGGATCTTCCAAAGGCGTACCGCGGCACCAACTACATACGCATGAACACTGCCGGTGACGGCACCAGGGGCAAGCGAATAATTCGTGTTGTTTTTATCCGTCACGGGCAGTCAGTGTGGAATTCACTCTTCAACTCGTACAACCTCGACTTGCCCGTGCGCATGGCGAAGGCGGCAATTCATGAGTTTATTAACTTCCTCACGGACCCCTTTGGGTCATGTATTATCGACTCCCCACTGAGCAGCAAAGGTAAGAAGGAGGCGCAGGACCTCGCCAGCTTCATCCGAACAGCCAAGACAAAGATTTCCTTCGATCCAGCAACATCAGTAGTGGTATCTAGCAATCTACGCCGCGCGATGGAGACGGCGCTCGTCGGCATGTCGCCACGTCTGTTGGTCACGCAGGAGCGTATCGTGATGGACTCAGCACTGCAGGAGGGCTCGCAGAACATCGACGCTCAGAGCTTGTCGACAGAACCCGGAAAGATTGCGCCATGTAAGCTCGGCACCATCACCAATCCTTTGGAGCTCGCTATCGTCTTCGACCCCTACCTAAATGCTGGAAACCGAGTTGCTGGCGTGGACGTTTATCAGCGCATGGACGAGTTCATTATGCACTTGtttggtggcagtggtgaggcAAGTCTTGTCCCGGCCGCTGGGGGCAGCAACGCTGCTCTCAAGGAGGTGATCGTGGTGGGCCACAGCGGGTACTTCCGCAACTTTTTTCGTCGCTTCCTCCCACCGCACTCCACTCACCTgtcaaagaagaaaaaactgCAAAATTGCGCCGTAGTGGCATTTGAGCTGGCACGTGACGAGTCCAGCGGCGAGGTCGTTGTGGATGAGTCAACGTTGAAGGTGATGTACAAGGGATTTGTGTGA